One genomic window of Salmo salar chromosome ssa12, Ssal_v3.1, whole genome shotgun sequence includes the following:
- the LOC123725420 gene encoding uncharacterized protein — MATEPLNSAVLGPPVVIMVCVSLAVLVVGLILLLIYKWRRNRKSSRPVTNPDTTTQDSTYQTLNTATQDSTYQTLYTTNQDSTYQTLNTTTQDSTYQTLNTTNQDSTYQTLNTTTQDSTYQTLNTTTQDSTYQTLNTTTQDSTYQTLNPATQDSTYQTLNTATQDSTYQTLNTATQDSTYQTLNTTTHDFTIQTQNTTDPN; from the exons ATGGCAACTGAGCCCTTAAACTCTGCAG TTCTAGGTCCACCAGTGGTCATCATGGTGTGTGTGAGTCTGGCTGTGTTGGTGGTGGGACTCATCCTGCTACTGATATACAAATGGAGGAGAAACAGGAAATCATCAA GACCAGTCACCAATCCAGACACAACAACTCAAGACTCCACCTACCAAACCCTCAACACAGCAACCCAAGACTCCACCTACCAAACCCTCTACACAACAAACCAAGACTCCACCTACCAAACCCTCAACACAACAACCCAAGACTCCACCTACCAAACCCTCAACACAACAAACCAAGACTCCACCTACCAAACCCTCAACACAACAACCCAAGACTCCACCTACCAAACCCTCAACACAACAACCCAAGACTCCACCTACCAAACCCTCAACACAACAACCCAAGACTCCACCTATCAAACCCTCAACCCAGCAACCCAAGACTCCACCTACCAAACCCTCAACACAGCAACCCAAGACTCCACCTACCAAACCCTCAACACAGCAACCCAAGACTCCACCTACCAAACCCTCAATACAACAACCCATGACTTCACCATTCAAACCCAAAACACAACAGACCCAAACTAA